The Bacteroidia bacterium genomic interval AATGAGAGGCAAGCCAAGGCTTGTCTCTTTTTTGTTTTCGGGTATCTCAGGAAGCCTTTCGCGCTTGCCCCCATTTCCCTTAATGTGCGATTATCGGAAATGAGCACACAGGCCTTTGGATGAAAAGGCAGGGCGGGTCGTTTCCTTTTTTAAACCTGCCATGCGACATTGAGTCAGGTCTTATCAATAAGGCGTAAGTTGTGCCCTTTTTTGTTACTGGTCCAATCTTGCAAAATCAAGGATTTCCCTTTGTGACACGATCTCTCTTTTACTTTGATTCAGGAGTGTTCCATCCGCATCATGTATGAGCCAAAGTTTTTCAATAGGATCAAAAGAGATAGATACTTCTTTCCCTGCGTAGGGTCTTCCCATATGGAATTCCTTGCTCATAAATCTGATTCTCCCATTATGTCTTATTTTTCGCCTCCATACCCGCTCTGAAAGATATTGCTCTACCCTTTGAAAATCGAAACATTCATAGCTAAACACTCGAGTGTTAGTTTTCAATTCCGGGAACAATGATATTCTGGATTTATATCCCCTAGCTGATACCATATATACCTCTCTTTGTATTCTTCCCGCTTCATCAAGCGCTTTTTGAAAATCCTCTATTCGTGTATGAGTTTTGGGATGAGACCATCGAGCCAAGGTAGCCTGTAAATTTTCAACTGCTCCATTCTCTTGCGGGCTTGCGGGATTGTTTTGTATTACTTCTATCCCAAGCCCTATCCACCATAATATTGCAAGCGTGGGCGTATCTCTGTGCCGCATATTTATAAAGGGACGCCCATTATCTATTTTGATCTTCCTTGGCATTCCCCATCTCTCAAAATTCTTATTCATTTGTCCTATCGCTACTTTGGGAGCAATCTGCCTCATCGTTTTTCGGGGGAAAAAGCTTAGTGTCCAATTGAGAGATACTTGCTTCATCTACCGTATTGATCCAACTAACCTGCTCTCCATTGCCCATCTCAATCCGCTCTTTACCATCTATTTGCCAGGTATCATGAGCCTCAGTTGTCCAACTTGCCTTCCCTTTCTTGGGCCTACCTTTAGGCTGATTTAGACCCAATGACTTCCACCAACGCTGAATCGTGCGTTCATGAGGAATTCGCTCAGCAGGGAATTTCTCTTGCAAAACACTGCGAATGAAGAGTGCCCCTTCTTTTCCTTTACGACTGGATGTGATTAAAGCCCGCATATCTTTTGTATAGGCATGTTTGCTCCCACAAAGATGATAGTTATCTGAGAGGCCTGCTTTGCCTCGTCGCTTATAACGGTAGTAGATCTTTTTTACTCCACTTACAGAGTATCCATATTTAGAAGCTATTGCATCATAGCTCATGCCAGATGAGCGATCTGAGATAATACCTTCTCGTACCTTATAGGGGATTTTTTTTGCCATGAGTCAAGGGTTTGAGAAAAGATACAACTTCTGCCCTATTCCTAAAACACAACAACATGTCGCATGGCAAAACCAAAAAGGGAAACGGGGCCTGCGCGGAAGGGTTCAGGAAATCTCACAAATCGCCTCGGCAGCGATATAGGATTCGGTCCATGCTGCCTGAAAATTAAAGCCACCGGTCACAGCATCGATATTCAAAACCTCTCCTGCCAAATATAATCCGGGGAGAATTTTGCTTTCCATGGTCTTGAAGTGGACTTCTTTGGTATCCACTCCTCCACAGGTTACAAATTCATCTTTGAAGGTACTTTTCCCATCGACCTGAAATTTGCAAGCGGTGAGCATGTCCAAAAGATCGTTTAAGTCTTGTTTGCTAAGGCTGGCGTAGTTTTTTCCTTTGAGGGAAAGAAGCTCCAGCATTCTGTGCCAGAGTCTTTTGGGCATGGATATAGGGGAAAGGCTGGAAAGCATCTTTTTGCCCTGGGTATTTCTCATGGCTTGAATCTCTTGTTCGAGGAAACTCCTCCCCTTTCCGCTCCAGTCTACCTCAATCTCGAATTTATAATTCATTTGATGGAGATCCCTGGCAGCCCAGGCCGACAATTTCAAAATACCCGGCCCACTCAATCCCCAATGGGTAATTAACAGAGGGCCGCTTTCCCTGAATTTGCTTTGTAGAATTTTGACTCCTGCTTCCGGCATAGAAAGACCTGGAAGGTCTTTGAGTAAAGGATGCTTGATGTTGAAGGTAAAAAGAGAAGGAACAGGGGGAATAATTGTATGGCCCTTTTTTGCCATGAGGTCCCAAATTGCCGGAGTACTTCCCGTCGCCAACATAAGCCTGGAAGCACGATAGATATCTCCCTTCGATCTTAGCACCCAATCTTCTCCTTCTTTTACGAAGTCCTCTACAATTGCACTTGTCTTTATCTGCACCCCATGATCCCGACAGGCTTTCTGAAAACAATCGATAATAGTCTCTGAATTATCACTAACTGGAAAAACCCGACCATCTTCTTCTATTTTGGTTTCCACCCCTTTATCCTCTAACCAGGCCATCATATCTCCACACAAAAATCGGTGGAAGGGCCCCCTAAGTTCTTTATTTCCCCTTGGATAAAAAGCGGTCATTTCCCGAGGATCAAAACAGGCATGGGTAACATTGCAACGACCGCCTCCACTGATCCGGACTTTACTCAAAACCTTATTTGATTTCTCCAGAATCAGAATGCGCATGCCGGGATTTCTTTCTCCACATTGAATGGCAGTAAAAAATCCCGCGGCTCCTCCTCCTATAATAATCAGGTCGTATTTCATCATTGCGGCAAAGATACGTTTATCCCTTTTTTATCCTATTCTATCAAGATTCCCTTCATGCGAATATCTACATAGTCATGGATCATTTGCTCCAGACTTAATTGAGAGTTGTCTTGCTGACTGATCCATTCCATCACAAAATATTGATCCAGACTGAGCAATAAATTGACAGGCATTTTTCTGAAGGCCCCTACTTCCATCCCTTGCACATACAAGCTCTCCAATTCTTTCAGCACTCCTTTGAGATACATATCGACTTCCTCCCAAATCTCGGGAAAATCTGCTTTGATTTGGCCGATGAGGCTAAAGGATATATGCTTAACCCCTCCCGCAATCCATTCTATCAGGGTGTAGAGATCTTTGACGATATGTTCTGCCTCTTTTTTCCGGGAAAGTTGGTAGCCACCAAGATTCAAGATTAACAAGCGAACCGCAGCAGACAGGATTTCCTCTTTACTCACAAAATATTCGTAAAGAGTGGATTTACTTTTCTTGCCAATTTTTGCAAGCTCATCCATACTCATTTCCTTGAGATTCTTTTCCTGAATCAAAGGCAATAAGTCTTTCAACCAAGCCTGCATTTTGGGACTTAACTTCTTTCGCTCTTTATCTGTTGATTTTCTACCCATACTTGCGTTCAATCAGAAATCGAACTATATTAGCTAAAATAGTTCGAAAAATTACAAACATCATGAAAGATCTTAAATATTTGGGAGCTTATGTAGAGCCCGCATTATGTTTAATTGGATTGTTCTATGGCGGCTGGTTAGCATTTGCAGGAGTAGCTTATGCATTTATAGCCGTTCCCCTGCTAGAGCCGGTTTTGCCTGCTTCGACGAAAAACTTCAGCAAAGAGGAGAAATCCTCACGCTTATCCAATCAATTTTTTGATGTTTTATTATTCCTCAACATACCTATTGTCTATGGCATCATTGCATTATTTGCGATAAATACCTCACAAGGAGTTTATAATAATTTCG includes:
- a CDS encoding NAD(P)/FAD-dependent oxidoreductase translates to MMKYDLIIIGGGAAGFFTAIQCGERNPGMRILILEKSNKVLSKVRISGGGRCNVTHACFDPREMTAFYPRGNKELRGPFHRFLCGDMMAWLEDKGVETKIEEDGRVFPVSDNSETIIDCFQKACRDHGVQIKTSAIVEDFVKEGEDWVLRSKGDIYRASRLMLATGSTPAIWDLMAKKGHTIIPPVPSLFTFNIKHPLLKDLPGLSMPEAGVKILQSKFRESGPLLITHWGLSGPGILKLSAWAARDLHQMNYKFEIEVDWSGKGRSFLEQEIQAMRNTQGKKMLSSLSPISMPKRLWHRMLELLSLKGKNYASLSKQDLNDLLDMLTACKFQVDGKSTFKDEFVTCGGVDTKEVHFKTMESKILPGLYLAGEVLNIDAVTGGFNFQAAWTESYIAAEAICEIS
- a CDS encoding TetR/AcrR family transcriptional regulator; amino-acid sequence: MGRKSTDKERKKLSPKMQAWLKDLLPLIQEKNLKEMSMDELAKIGKKSKSTLYEYFVSKEEILSAAVRLLILNLGGYQLSRKKEAEHIVKDLYTLIEWIAGGVKHISFSLIGQIKADFPEIWEEVDMYLKGVLKELESLYVQGMEVGAFRKMPVNLLLSLDQYFVMEWISQQDNSQLSLEQMIHDYVDIRMKGILIE